A section of the Malus sylvestris chromosome 17, drMalSylv7.2, whole genome shotgun sequence genome encodes:
- the LOC126610359 gene encoding cytochrome c oxidase assembly protein cox19, mitochondrial-like isoform X1, with amino-acid sequence MSAGGAFGGNRGLSPVPPEKGVFPLDHMHLCDLEKKEYLSCLKTSGHQSEKCRLFSKKYLECRMEKNLMAKQDMSELGFVRESNSDASGEKVSERIAN; translated from the exons ATGAGTGcag GTGGTGCCTTTGGTGGTAATAGGGGACTGAGCCCAGTTCCTCCGGAGAAAGGTGTCTTTCCTTTGGATCATATGCATTTGTGTGACCTG GAGAAAAAGGAATACCTCAGTTGTCTCAAAACTTCGGGCCACCAATCAGAAAAATGTAGACTCTTCTCAAAAAAGTACCTGGAATGCCGCATGGAAAA GAACTTGATGGCAAAACAAGACATGTCGGAACTTGGATTCGTTAGGGAAAGTAACTCGGACGCTTCTGGAGAGAAGGTTTCCGAGCGGATTGCTAATTAG
- the LOC126610359 gene encoding cytochrome c oxidase assembly protein cox19, mitochondrial-like isoform X2: MSAGGAFGGNRGLSPVPPEKGVFPLDHMHLCDLEKKEYLSCLKTSGHQSEKCRLFSKKYLECRMEKFSYPISWMKHFGVSK, from the exons ATGAGTGcag GTGGTGCCTTTGGTGGTAATAGGGGACTGAGCCCAGTTCCTCCGGAGAAAGGTGTCTTTCCTTTGGATCATATGCATTTGTGTGACCTG GAGAAAAAGGAATACCTCAGTTGTCTCAAAACTTCGGGCCACCAATCAGAAAAATGTAGACTCTTCTCAAAAAAGTACCTGGAATGCCGCATGGAAAA ATTTAGCTATCCTATTTCGTGGATGAAACATTTTGGCGTATCTAAATAG